A genome region from uncultured Roseibium sp. includes the following:
- the fliF gene encoding flagellar basal-body MS-ring/collar protein FliF, with translation MNGLIEFIKTLGPARIAAMGAVAAILIGVFAFIIFRVTAPQMTTLYSELSLEDSGAIVNQLESLGTPFQLARDGSTILVPKEQVARLRMRLAEDGLPTGGSIGYEIFDRTDTLGATSFVQNINHLRALEGELSRTITAIDRIKAARVHLVIPERQLFQRDRRPPSASIVLKVRGSLGPGEIRAVQHLVATAVEGLKPERVSIVDEAGRLLADGVDGDAEGMVSSNLQERINGVEARLRNQVEEILNSVVGPGRARVRVAADVDFNRTTETKEVYDPDGQVVRSTQTKEEASSSTDPQGQVTVGNELPNAQANENNGVQQDQSSSTEEIVNYEISKSTKTEVVEAGRVKRLSVAVLVDGTYAPNADGDVVYTPRSQEELDRIAVLVRSAVGYDEQRGDVVEVINLQFAVPPQNDLTTEEAGLFEFTKDDILRFSELGVLLLISLLLLLFVVRPLLRRIVTPEETLPQELVIGPDGTLVAETEVPADEKDDDEDFQIEWLEEAKQQGALQASSIAKVGEMIADHPSEAVTIVRGWLDEAA, from the coding sequence GTGAACGGATTAATCGAATTCATCAAGACATTGGGACCGGCGCGCATTGCGGCAATGGGGGCCGTTGCCGCGATCCTGATCGGGGTCTTTGCGTTCATCATTTTCAGGGTCACCGCCCCGCAGATGACGACGCTTTATTCCGAGCTGTCTCTTGAGGATTCCGGAGCCATCGTCAATCAGCTGGAGTCTCTTGGAACGCCTTTTCAATTGGCGCGGGACGGCAGTACGATCCTGGTGCCCAAGGAACAGGTCGCGCGGCTCAGGATGCGCCTTGCCGAGGACGGGCTGCCGACCGGCGGTTCGATCGGTTATGAAATCTTCGACCGGACCGACACGCTTGGCGCTACGAGTTTCGTTCAGAATATCAATCACCTGCGTGCCCTGGAAGGGGAGCTGTCGCGGACCATTACCGCCATCGACCGGATCAAGGCAGCGCGCGTGCATCTGGTGATCCCGGAACGGCAACTGTTTCAGCGCGACCGCCGACCGCCGTCCGCGTCGATCGTGTTGAAGGTGCGTGGTTCCCTCGGTCCGGGCGAGATCCGCGCCGTCCAGCATCTTGTGGCAACGGCTGTCGAGGGGTTGAAGCCGGAGCGGGTTTCGATCGTCGACGAAGCGGGCCGTCTTCTGGCCGACGGCGTTGATGGCGACGCGGAAGGCATGGTGTCCTCGAACCTGCAGGAGCGGATCAACGGGGTCGAGGCGCGGCTGCGCAACCAGGTGGAGGAGATCCTGAACAGCGTCGTCGGACCGGGCCGCGCGAGGGTGCGCGTGGCCGCCGATGTGGATTTCAACCGGACGACGGAGACGAAGGAGGTCTACGATCCCGACGGACAGGTTGTCCGCTCGACCCAGACCAAGGAGGAGGCTTCTTCCAGTACGGATCCGCAGGGTCAGGTTACCGTCGGCAATGAGCTGCCGAATGCGCAGGCGAATGAAAACAACGGCGTGCAGCAGGACCAGTCCAGCTCGACGGAAGAAATCGTCAACTACGAGATTTCCAAATCGACCAAGACGGAAGTCGTCGAGGCGGGCCGGGTCAAGCGCCTGTCCGTGGCTGTTCTGGTCGATGGGACCTATGCTCCGAATGCGGATGGAGACGTTGTCTATACGCCGCGCAGCCAGGAGGAACTGGACCGGATTGCGGTCCTCGTGCGCTCTGCGGTCGGCTATGACGAGCAGCGCGGCGATGTGGTCGAGGTGATCAACCTGCAGTTCGCGGTTCCGCCGCAGAACGATCTGACCACCGAAGAAGCCGGGCTGTTCGAGTTCACCAAGGACGACATCCTGCGCTTCTCCGAGCTCGGTGTCCTGCTCCTGATCTCTCTTCTCCTGTTGCTCTTCGTGGTTCGTCCGTTGCTGCGCCGGATCGTGACGCCTGAGGAAACGCTTCCCCAGGAGCTGGTGATCGGCCCCGACGGAACCCTGGTCGCGGAGACCGAAGTGCCGGCGGACGAGAAGGATGACGATGAGGACTTCCAGATCGAGTGGCTCGAAGAGGCGAAGCAGCAGGGCGCGCTGCAGGCGAGTTCCATCGCCAAGGTGGGCGAGATGATCGCGGACCATCCGTCGGAGGCCGTTACGATCGTGCGTGGCTGGCTGGATGAGGCAGCTTGA
- a CDS encoding flagellar hook-length control protein FliK, producing the protein MLPVGLITDVSAGALGVGAGAAGIGAAGPFPELPGDTSAFAATLGALGGSTQGGGLAEGASVPGLDQKTQKASADGAQAVPTGLEALLQVVPTAQPSVATGLDLGGEGAVVDGDGTGSASASADVGGKAAGATGAAGAGSQAAGGFVPQVPPVAAGQGAPQAPADPAPAGQGQAKPVDQAAAPVADPSGAVTSPEIAPADDAAPVVGEAGQQAGGAQADDAVAETVVQKGVSPEAQPSANAVPVGKDAAAAAVETTSAKEPGQQAADPQRKRRWQSELPEDIRSTRLKQSLAADAAQAQQVDSNTTSDTAGIDGSKKTATATGELLVVPVSGKDKPSSTSTQSANSPAQVSAAAGAVPASGPAEGGEVALEAGKPQSAAAGPETLQSRKPASNSAVADGGQASANPAVEALDKQIAKKAADQAVSDQAVADEAALDDPDAVDPGEPVPVANKAAKGTSAADTADLKTAAASGDATSRAAERNALAAAANSGLANQAVDADADVDPDGQLTLSLNLRADGSNGPITTGRADMQQVPTQSQAGHVATQVASGIVRHLQNGQTQFQMRLDPPELGRVDVDLKVAHDGRVHAHLIVDRPETLDLFMRDQRGLERALQNAGLDTNADNLSFSLNDSGSQQSGFSQGEGDQAYSGDTAGPAAEDTPELSDAQNIQVAVRSQQGGLDIRI; encoded by the coding sequence TTGCTGCCTGTCGGATTGATCACAGACGTTTCTGCCGGCGCGCTCGGTGTCGGGGCCGGTGCGGCCGGCATTGGTGCTGCCGGGCCGTTTCCCGAGCTGCCTGGAGACACGTCCGCTTTTGCGGCGACTTTGGGCGCTTTGGGCGGTTCGACGCAGGGTGGCGGTCTGGCCGAGGGCGCGTCCGTTCCCGGTCTGGATCAGAAAACGCAGAAAGCATCGGCCGACGGAGCGCAAGCCGTTCCGACCGGACTGGAGGCTTTGCTGCAGGTCGTTCCGACCGCGCAGCCTTCTGTCGCCACCGGATTGGATCTGGGCGGGGAAGGTGCCGTTGTGGATGGTGATGGCACTGGAAGCGCATCGGCATCGGCTGATGTCGGTGGCAAGGCTGCTGGTGCGACTGGCGCAGCGGGTGCCGGGTCGCAGGCCGCAGGCGGTTTTGTTCCCCAGGTTCCCCCGGTCGCTGCCGGCCAGGGCGCTCCTCAGGCTCCGGCCGATCCCGCTCCGGCAGGTCAAGGTCAGGCGAAACCGGTCGATCAGGCGGCTGCGCCGGTCGCGGATCCGTCCGGTGCCGTGACTTCTCCCGAAATTGCTCCGGCAGATGACGCTGCGCCCGTGGTCGGCGAGGCAGGTCAACAGGCAGGAGGTGCTCAAGCCGACGACGCGGTGGCGGAGACGGTGGTTCAAAAAGGCGTTTCGCCGGAGGCTCAGCCGTCGGCCAATGCGGTGCCTGTCGGAAAGGATGCGGCCGCTGCGGCAGTCGAGACCACGTCCGCCAAGGAGCCCGGTCAGCAAGCTGCAGATCCCCAGCGCAAGCGCCGCTGGCAGTCGGAACTTCCGGAAGATATCCGGTCCACGCGTCTGAAGCAGTCGCTCGCCGCCGATGCGGCACAGGCGCAGCAGGTCGACAGCAATACGACCAGCGATACCGCCGGCATCGACGGTTCGAAAAAGACCGCGACTGCGACGGGAGAGCTCCTCGTGGTTCCGGTCTCCGGCAAAGACAAGCCGTCCTCCACATCCACGCAGAGCGCGAACAGCCCGGCACAGGTTTCCGCCGCGGCTGGCGCCGTACCTGCCTCTGGTCCGGCTGAAGGCGGCGAGGTCGCTCTTGAGGCCGGCAAGCCGCAATCGGCGGCGGCCGGGCCGGAGACCCTCCAGTCTCGAAAGCCGGCTTCGAACTCGGCGGTTGCTGACGGCGGCCAGGCGTCCGCAAATCCCGCTGTCGAGGCTCTGGACAAGCAGATCGCGAAAAAGGCGGCCGATCAGGCTGTCTCCGATCAGGCCGTGGCCGATGAGGCAGCACTCGACGATCCCGATGCGGTCGATCCCGGCGAGCCGGTGCCGGTTGCAAACAAAGCGGCAAAGGGAACGTCCGCAGCGGATACGGCCGACCTCAAGACCGCGGCGGCCTCCGGTGATGCGACGTCTCGTGCCGCGGAGCGCAATGCGCTTGCGGCTGCGGCGAATTCCGGGTTGGCCAATCAGGCCGTCGATGCCGATGCCGATGTCGATCCGGATGGCCAGCTGACACTGTCGCTCAACCTTCGGGCGGATGGCAGCAACGGTCCGATCACCACTGGGCGGGCCGACATGCAACAGGTCCCGACACAGTCTCAGGCCGGTCATGTGGCGACACAGGTCGCCTCTGGCATCGTCCGTCATCTTCAAAACGGTCAGACCCAGTTCCAGATGCGTCTCGATCCGCCTGAACTCGGGCGGGTCGATGTCGACCTCAAGGTCGCGCATGACGGCAGGGTCCACGCCCATCTCATCGTGGACCGGCCGGAGACCCTGGATCTCTTCATGCGCGACCAGCGCGGCCTGGAACGCGCCCTGCAGAATGCCGGTCTCGATACGAATGCCGACAATCTGTCGTTTTCGCTGAATGACAGCGGCAGCCAACAATCCGGCTTTTCCCAAGGTGAGGGCGACCAGGCTTATTCCGGCGATACCGCCGGTCCGGCCGCCGAGGACACGCCTGAACTGAGCGATGCCCAGAACATCCAGGTGGCGGTCCGATCACAACAGGGCGGTCTGGATATCAGGATTTAA
- a CDS encoding flagellar hook assembly protein FlgD, with protein MTSVDSAAAANSAPKASAASNALMGNYDLFLSILTTQVQNQDPLNPMDSSEYTTQLVQYSSVEQSIQSNKYLEQLVSGMAANQASSYVNYLGSSVTAVGNTTMLADGKATWSYSIPEDASGTVEIRNSGGAVVYSGEVSLDKGTGTYDWDGVGDSGTNSPDGAYTISFDLQTSSENAVLLKTEISGVVDEVDLSTPTPYLKIGDVRIPVSAVQSVSS; from the coding sequence ATGACATCGGTAGATTCTGCAGCGGCTGCGAACAGTGCTCCCAAGGCCTCGGCGGCCTCCAACGCGCTGATGGGCAACTATGACCTGTTCCTGTCGATCCTGACCACGCAGGTCCAGAACCAGGATCCGCTCAATCCGATGGATTCCTCGGAATACACCACCCAGCTCGTGCAGTATTCTTCCGTGGAACAGTCGATCCAGTCCAATAAGTATCTGGAACAGTTGGTGTCGGGCATGGCGGCGAACCAGGCTTCGAGCTACGTCAACTATCTGGGGTCCTCGGTGACGGCTGTTGGCAACACGACGATGTTGGCCGATGGAAAGGCGACTTGGTCCTACTCGATCCCGGAAGACGCCTCCGGCACCGTGGAGATCCGCAATTCGGGCGGAGCTGTGGTGTATTCGGGAGAGGTCAGTCTCGATAAGGGGACGGGAACCTACGATTGGGACGGCGTGGGGGATTCAGGTACGAACTCCCCTGATGGGGCCTATACGATCAGCTTCGATCTCCAGACGTCTTCCGAAAATGCGGTTCTGCTGAAAACCGAGATTTCCGGCGTCGTCGATGAGGTGGATCTCTCGACCCCGACGCCGTATCTGAAGATCGGCGATGTCCGCATTCCCGTCAGCGCGGTGCAGTCCGTCTCTAGCTAG
- a CDS encoding DUF1153 domain-containing protein, which yields MTEQIRSRVKYVIGPDGSPLTISDLPPTSTKRWVIRRKAEVVAAVRGGLLSLEEACQRYTLTVEEFLSWQSSIEKHGLAGLRATRIQQYRN from the coding sequence ATGACCGAACAGATTCGTTCGCGTGTAAAATATGTAATCGGTCCCGACGGCAGTCCGTTGACGATCTCCGATCTTCCGCCCACCTCAACAAAGCGTTGGGTGATACGCAGGAAGGCAGAAGTCGTTGCGGCAGTTCGAGGGGGGCTTCTCTCCCTGGAGGAGGCTTGTCAGCGGTATACCCTGACGGTCGAAGAATTCCTCTCCTGGCAGAGTTCCATCGAGAAGCACGGCCTTGCCGGTCTGCGCGCGACGCGCATTCAGCAGTACCGGAACTGA
- the fliG gene encoding flagellar motor switch protein FliG, whose product MAADQLQRQLTVSADQEERELKGAERAAVLLLALGESHGKPIWDKLDEIEVRQVSAAMANLGPVTPGMLEALFVDFVRKISSKGALTGNVDATERLLSSFLPGDRVNIIMEEIRGPAGRNMWEKLSNVQENVLANYLKNEYPQTVAVVLSKINSDHAARVLGILPEELALEVVSRMLRMDAVQKEVLEKVEQTLRVEFMSNLTNTSRRDSHEMMAEIFNNFDRQTEARFLAALEEDNREAADRIKTLMFTFDDLIKLDAASAQTLLRNVEKDRLAIALKGSTDAAREFFFGNMSSRAAKLLKDDMDALGPVRLRDVDEAQTGMVNTAKDLAAKGEIMISKSKSDDEIIY is encoded by the coding sequence ATGGCAGCGGATCAACTTCAACGACAGCTGACAGTCAGTGCCGATCAGGAAGAGCGCGAGCTGAAAGGCGCCGAGCGGGCGGCCGTGTTGCTGCTTGCGCTCGGGGAGAGCCACGGTAAGCCGATCTGGGACAAGCTGGACGAGATCGAAGTCCGGCAGGTTTCCGCCGCCATGGCCAATCTCGGTCCGGTTACGCCGGGGATGCTGGAAGCCCTGTTCGTCGATTTCGTCAGGAAAATCAGTTCCAAGGGGGCGCTGACGGGGAACGTGGACGCGACCGAGCGCCTGCTGAGCTCCTTCCTGCCGGGCGATCGCGTCAACATCATCATGGAGGAAATCCGCGGTCCTGCCGGTCGCAACATGTGGGAAAAGCTGTCGAACGTTCAGGAAAACGTTCTGGCGAACTACCTCAAGAACGAATATCCGCAGACCGTCGCGGTGGTGCTTTCGAAGATCAATTCCGATCATGCCGCCCGTGTGCTCGGCATTCTGCCGGAAGAGCTGGCGCTCGAGGTCGTCAGTCGCATGCTGCGCATGGATGCGGTGCAGAAGGAAGTGCTGGAGAAGGTCGAGCAGACGTTGCGCGTGGAGTTCATGTCCAACCTGACCAACACGTCGCGCCGGGACAGCCACGAGATGATGGCGGAGATCTTCAACAACTTCGACCGCCAGACCGAAGCCCGTTTCCTTGCCGCGCTGGAAGAGGACAACCGGGAAGCTGCGGATCGCATCAAGACCTTGATGTTCACCTTCGATGACCTGATCAAGCTGGATGCGGCCAGTGCCCAGACCCTTCTGCGCAACGTGGAAAAGGACCGTCTGGCGATCGCGCTCAAGGGGTCGACGGATGCGGCGCGGGAATTCTTCTTCGGCAACATGTCGTCGCGGGCGGCAAAACTGCTGAAAGACGACATGGATGCGCTTGGGCCTGTCCGCTTGCGCGACGTGGACGAGGCTCAGACGGGCATGGTCAACACCGCCAAGGATCTCGCGGCCAAGGGCGAGATCATGATCTCCAAGTCCAAGAGCGATGACGAAATCATCTACTGA